The region ATGCCGCAGATGTCTGTCGAAGACGAAGCTAACCAGAGCGGAATCGGCACTGCGTTTGAAAGGATCATGGCAGGTACACCTTACACGAGCTACGTATACACCCTATTCTCCTGTCACAAGCGTCGGATCTTTATCGCTATAAGCTTCCGCGAGCGGAACGAATGAAACAAGTGGACGAGCCTATGGGCGACGGATAAGAAGGTGCACATCACAGTGACAGAAGCGTCTCCACTTGCGCGCTTTAGTGCGGCGCAATCACTTCCTGAACCGTAAGGCATTTCATGCTAGTGACCGCTTTTTTGAGGTCGAGGAAACCCTGGAAGTTTCGTTATTATTGTGCCAGTTATAATCACGCAGGAGGGTAGCCAGAATAACACTGCTACTTATCCTATGCCAAGATCTTTGATTTGCTTATCCCGCTCCCGCTGGGGTCATATATTGGCCTGCAGGACCCAATAAATGAAATATGTTACTCACTattattaatgcgttagcattagaaccctcACGTTGCAAACatctgcccgtccgtccgtctgaagcctcggttggcaggtatcaaagtggagaggaggaaatcCCCCGAAAGGGAGGGAAAATGGGAGAGAGAAGACAAAGAGAGGGTGGTAGGCGACGGATGGCGGGTGGGGTAGAACGGAGAGGGTGTACGGCGTGTCAGGTGGTGATTTGTTGACCGGATCACGTCGCCCGGTCTGAACCCGTCAGCGACTCGTCCGCCCAGCAGGAatactaatgctaacgcatactcagCCCCATCAGCCGCCTTGGTCGTCTATAATTTTTACTTTTCGTGCATACGACTACCGCCGGTTATGGCACCAATAAGGTTTCTTTATAGACACCAAAGTGTGTAACTCGGTGAGGACTGTAGACCGGAAAATATACTACACGCAGCCGTCCGCGCGCGGTCGTATTGGGGCCCACTTTCGATGTATATACAGTCGCGTCGCTCCCCATGCAGCGGCCGCGCATCGGCCAGGTGCGGCGCCCATCCCAACCGCTTTCGAGAGCTCGTTGGCGCAACGCAGACAGGAACGCACAAACTAACCGTACAATCACGGCGCGTGTGTAAGTACCTGTACTACGTCCGCCTCGGAGTGTGCGATACGCGAGGCGGGTCGGCTGCCGCTCGTTTCCGTCACCTTTATCGGCGATTCATCTGCCGAGACCCGGTCCGTGGTCGGTGGCGAACAAAAGACACCATGATCGGTGTTGCCCCCCCGACCATCCGAGGTTCGCACGCTCCCGCACGATGCGTGCAGCGTGTTCGTCTTGTTGGGCCAGAGGTAGGCGTGTCTGACTCCGCACACTGCACGCTCCCTCCCGACTCGGTGTGTGCCCCCGTGGCAGGAGCTGAAAATAGCCAACCACCGTGGAAAGCGCGGGAATGCAGTGTGCGCTAGAAGCGTGGTCAGCTGACTCACAAATTTAACTTCCTTCCGCTTCCATCTTTGTCGATTGTAAACCAGTATTTCACAGACACTAAGGcagctaggaaaaaaaaaaagcactgtcgGGTAAATATGTTTCGTATAAGAAAAATATAGGTCACAGTTTACCGGAAGAAGCTCATACAGGCAACGTGAAGCATATAAATCCAAAGTCCTCCGAGTGCTGCAAGGAAATCGAACGGCAAAACCGTTGCCGTCGCTCTCAAGTGTTCTCCTGTTGCAAAAAGAAGCCGACTAGCTGTGCTGGTGCCTCGCATGTCGCATATATGAAGGACAACCTCTTTGCACTACAGCCCATGGCGATGATGTTTGAATGATGAGGCCCCGCAGTACTGACTTATTGTGCACATTTTTCCCTCGCCACGGCGCAGGTGCCCGCGGCTGCAGAACCGGCCGACGCTGCTCTGCGACATCATCGAGGACAAGCGGCTGCCGTTCCCGGCCTGCTGCCCGCGCATGATCTGCCAGCGCCACAAGAAGCCGCCGCCGCCCACGCAGACGCAGCTCAAGCCCTTCACGCCGCACGTCAGCGTCGACAAGGAGCTGCGCAAGATACCCTTCGTCCTCAAGAGGCCAGTGCACGCCCTCCTCACCTTTTGCTCTCAACTCGCGTGCGGCAGACGACCCGACAGGCAAGGCTGCGCTCTGCGTGGCCCCGCGTGTCGCGCTGTCTCTGAGTGCAGTTGCAAAGCGCGAGACAGAGTGCAGCGGAAGTGAATGCACTGATTAGCCCTAATAATGCCCTAGCATTGGAAATGTGGGGTAAAACTACTGAGCTTCAAGCGTTTCTCAACAATGCTGCAGAAATGTAAAAGACTTAGATTTACAGATAAAAATATTATTTTACGATTCAAAAAAGTACTGCATACTCAGGCAGTTACAGTAAATCAAAGcaatattttgaaaattttcgTGGACTGCTAATTGAGAAGCATACCCGCGGAAATTTTAAACTGCGGCGCAGCAAGCGTTAGGTTTTGCAGTGAGCAACCTCACAACCTGTCATCTAAATGCGTCCAACCGTGGAAATGTAACTGCACTCTGTGAGTGGCATCCATTCAGTATAGACTTCTTTATTCAGTGCAGGTTTCTTAAAGTCGCAATGCGATCGCATTGCCATTTTAAGAAGCGGCGACAGTTTCGCCAGGTGGCTTGGAGAAAGCTTGAAACACAGTAGGCAGAAGTGCCGTCGCGCAAACTTCCCGGCGTTCTTTATTAAACGGAAACTTTActagccgcgaacttgcgatttcgccgtggccgcactccgaggaggcacatgacgtcacaacgcgcgcctaacatatctcggtggacaaacgaaccgcgctttcttcttttcctccctcctttatcccttcctttacggcgcggttcgggtgtccgccgagatatgtgagacggttactgtgctttgcgcgctcgccgcgccatctggcatgacgtcacaccgcgcggctcgccgccgtttggtatgacgtcacaccgcgctcgccgttgcgctcgcctccgctcgcttcgacagctgcgtcgcatgcctgataacatgtcggaggattgaaaagcagagctcgcgtgcgccgcaaccacagttgtgccgcctttaatgcgacaacatcaTAGCTACACAACCAAAATAACCTGgccttgcaatcaagattaaccaaggctaaccatgctatgccttagctttcgctacgtatatcctggcatagccgagctaaaccaCTACCAATTTTTAACGAGTCTCTAACTCAAACTGAATAGGCTCGTCCTCTTGGAAATACTAGCCTGAAGTGTGCCTGAGCAACATTCTAATTCATACATCAGCGGGGTGAACTTTGTCACATTTCAAGAACACATACGTGAGCAAAGATGCCTTCTACCCCATCAAGGAGGGCATTCTATCGACCAGCttgacacgggggggggggggggggggggcagcctagcCACATACGCCGACCGTCAACCTTGTATGCAAGGTTCAGCAAAGAGCCTGGGAATATTCAAATTCTCTTTCTAGCTTTCACTCTTGACAATATTTATTCCGCATCCTTGCTGAGCAACACACGCGTTATCTTGATATTGTTGAATCTTTTTCAAGGTCTTCCCACGTCAGCCAGTTCGTACCATTTATCCGACGAGTAAAGGTCCCATTTTTCCGTTCCAGGTTCCTGGAGGTGCAAAACACGACCCTATTGGACGCAATCATCCTCAATCGCATCAAAGCCCTCGAAGCCGCCGCCAACGCTAGCGCTGCCGCAAACGGAACGGCGGCAGCCGACGCCGCCCTCCACGGCCCTACAAGCATGGACGACCTCGTGGAGGTGGTGATGCTGACTACGCAGGGTCCCGGTGTCACAACGCAGGACACCACTCCATTCGGCACCACTGACGGCACAGTAACGACGTCATCGCCAGCGCAGAGGACGCCGACCGAACCCCCGGTAGAGATCGTCCGTGGACCTGGCTTCCAGAGCGACTCCTTGCAACAAGAGCCGCCCAAAAACCTCACGGTGCCGCCTGTCGAGGACGACGAAGAGTTCTTCCTGAACGACGCGCCCGTGGTGCCGCCTTCTGAAGTGCAACCGACGACGAGTGCCCCGGACAGCCCCAAGACTACCACGCAGTCCAGGAAGGGCACACCTGAGGACAGCACCGAACAGATCCGGACATCGGCCCTCACTTCTGACCGCACGGACAAACCCAGGGTTACGACGGTCACGACGGAACCACCCAGCGAACCGACGACAGAAGTGTACGATGAGACTACAACCAGATCGCTCGGCCTGACAGTGCCAGAATCCATCTTCGGAACTACACCGTCGCCTTCGACGGAGCTTTCTCGTCAGACCACACCCACAACGCCAGCGACAACCGAAAAAGCCGAAGAAGTTACAGCGAAGGAGGAACAAAGTGAGAGCGGTAAGAAGAGCGGCAATTTGCCGACCATCCTCAGATCCCTGGTCGACAACGTCTTTGACTACTACGACTATATCGATTACTACGTACCTGGCCAAAAGCGTAACCTGTCGTCACTCGGTCAAGATAGGGCTAGCGACCGGCGAAGGATACCCGAGTCCATGATGGAGCTGGTTAAGGAACAACTAACCAAGCAGAAGGACAGGAACGAGTCTTCGCTGCTCGTTGACGACCTGCAGGACGACCAGCCAGCACCGAAGGACGATCCGGAAACCACAACGCCGGACCCAGACAACCAGGAATTCCAGAAAGAACTGGTCACAAAAATGGCTGTAGAGATACCGCGTGTGACGAAACAGGAACCCCAGGATACGACAACCGCATTTGCTAGAATCGAGACGGCAACACAAGAGACCACACGCGCAGAGGTTACTTCTACCACAGCCACTCCAACAGCAGGaaccagcacagcagcaacaaccggACGGACCGTGTACACGGTGACCGAAGTCAGCACCGAAGCCACAACGCAGGCGACAGCAACGGACACAACCCTGACACTGGTCAAGAGCGTGGGATCGCAGTCGAGAACAAGAGTGAATCTCGCAATTGAGAATCTTTCGGCAGAGAAACCTGAGGACAGGACAACAGGCGTCCCCGTCACGACTGTGACTACTTCGACCGTCCCGCAGTCCACGCTGACACCAACGACGTTGAGCAGAACCATAACTTCCCCAACCACAGTTTCCACGCCAGCGTCTACGCAAGAAACCACAGCCGCAGTCACAACCACAAGGACGACGGCACCACCAGAGACCTCTCGTCAGCCAGACACAACTCAGACCGTTACTCGTTCTTACCAAATTGCAGGAGAGACGGAGACCGTTTTCGTTGGCACGACCAACACAAACGCTCCTGGGACCACGTCAGCAGGGACCACGACGTCCACTCCGAGAGAAACGCCTAGCACCGCGCCGCCGTCGACGACTACGGCACAGCAGACAACCACAACGAAAAACGCCGAAACCACAAGGCCCGTCACGTTGACGGAAACCGTCAGCACAACAACCGCTGGTACCCGTCAACCAACGACGGTCACGACTACAGGATCCGCAGCGAGTACGGACGCGACCAGCACGAACCCCCAGACTCAAACGACGCTCCAAACGCTACCCGTGGAGTCTGCCAAATCAACGGTGCCCCTGCTTACGAGCACCGAGCCCGCAACTACCAGCGCCACAACAGCGCCAACTACCCCGGTTCCCACTTCGACCAGGACTTCGCAACAACCCCTCGGAGACGTGCCAAGTAACGCGCAGGCCAGCCTGCAGAAGGAGGACTCGCTGACGCAGGCACAAGGCAACGCCACGACCAAAGGCCAACAGACGCCGCCGACCAGCAACAACGACGTGGAGTACATCGACTACGTTTACTATTACGACTACGTCGACACTCCGGACAACTCGACGGCTAACGGCACCGCAACTTCCTCCAGGAATAGCACGGGAACCAAACAGACTCAGCTGCTGAAGAAGGCCGCATAACGAACATCACTCTGGCTGTTGAACCGTAGAGGATAGATGAGAACTGTTTCTTGTTTCTATTTAAATGAGATCATGAATGAAGTATTGGATGTAAAGGCGTTGGATGTCGCCACCCGAGGATTGAAAGTCGACTAAGAACTTTTGTCTAGTCGGCAGGCAAATTAAGGAGAGAGGCCCTTTTCTTTTTTGGATGGGCGCGCAAATGACTGCAAGCTGGTGTAGCTGGAATGGTTGGCAGCATAAGTTGTATAGTTGTTGTTTGTGATGCATTCCTGTTTTCGCTCTCCGCCTACCTTTCTTTTATTCCATGCGAGCCGTAGTGTACTTTAGGCATGGTTGCTTAGCTACTGTGTCATAACAGTTTTACTTTGTTGGCGGACCCACCGTCCGGGCGGTCTGTATGATACTTGTGTGCCTTAGTCCGACTACCACTTTCAACTGAGAATGAAGGCACCAGAGCAAGTGGAAGATGAGCTGGTCCCATTTTGAAGGGGGGCACTTGATTAAGCCACCTAAGTAGCGGTCGCCGCCAGGTTAGCCACGACAAAGCGGTAGGCAGTGAACAGAGGTGGCCAGTAAATCGACGTTTAGCCGACATCAGCAATAGCAATCATCCTATATAGGCAAGTCACAAATATGGTGCCTAGTATCCAATATCGTCGTGTCACGCGCGTCAGTCTTCATTTCCACTTCAcctttattttgctttcttttcagctGCCGACCGTAAGACATGTGTGAATGGTTGAATGAGCGCGCTCTGCAAGCTGCGTGCGACCACAAGCTTGAGGAGATTCGCATTTGAAAGTGATGTCCGAGTCCGTTGAGTAATGTCTTTTACCCTAGAAGCAAAAGCTCGGATTCATGCGCAAGACGTTTCGACTTTCCAGCAGACGAAGTGCCAAAAACATCACTGTATGGCGCCGCGTTGAACGAATTCGAAACAAAGGATGCCTTTCCACCGTTAATTCGGCCGCAAGCTTCTGCATTCTGTTTCGTAGGCAGTCTTGTTTTTCAGTACTTCGTGGCACAGTCTCGCCTGACGCAGCTGACAAGCATCATGTCCGGGAGTGAACCTTCGCTGCTCCTACTTTGTATTATATCTTAAAAGCGGCTGCCCGCTTTATGACGTGTTGTTGATATCATATTGCAAATAAAACGTTGTTATGCGCTCTGCGAGTAAGCCTTTTCGTATGTGTGTGTGCAAATTCCTCTCCAAGGTGCAGGAAGTCGGTTTCGACTGACCTCCTGTCGAGAGGGATAACGGCGCAGTTTCTAAATGCTTCGTTGTACGCAGATATCCAGACTATGGTATGGTGTGTCGATTTAAAATCCCGAAGCGACgtggctatgtgggacgccgtaaaggagggctcgggattaatttcgaccacccgggctTTTCTAACCTGCACAGAAATAGCACTGCACGCGCacgtttttttgcatttcgcctccatcgcaaagcggccgccgtggtcgggattcgatcccgcgaccttgggatgaGCAGCTGAACGTCAAAGCCATTGAGCCACCCCGGCGGATGGAGGTCACAATAAGCTGTACAACACGCATCCCTGTGACGAATTCTGGAGTGTTCGAAACAGTTGAGAAAGCTTTAACCCACAGCTAACATACACCGATATCGCCAGCCgtcagctgcgcatgcgcagatagcgGCAGGCGTTGGCGGTGTGTGGCATACCGCAAATCTGAGCTAAAACTCTCAGTTAGCCCAGGTTACGTAAGAGCATCTTGGAAATGAGGTAACCGCTTTAGAAAACACGGACAACAGATGTGGTTTTACTGCTTTCTGTTTGGAGTATTTATACAGTGAACAAAACCACGTGCTCAAGACTATCAATTCGCTGCCGTCACAACCACGGGTACAGAAACCGCACCTCATAATCAGCAGTACAAGAGTAGAATTGCTAATACACACGTGTCcttctttgtatttttttgttgtgtttatGTCGCACAGACTGGACGGTGTGTTAATATTCATTAAAAGGTACATTTTAACAATCTGTCTTCTGATGAGTATTCAAACGTTGCAAAACATTGCAGGGCCTGTGAAAAAGACAAAGAAGGAGTGTTTTCCGCTTCTAAATAAGCCTAAGATTGTGTACAGGCATAGGGACTGTTGTACACGAGAGTTGTTGGAGGCGTATACTATAAAGAAAAAAACCCGCATGCGTTAGCGATCCTTCGTTATGCATGCTGAATTTGAGGTGTGGTTTCTGAACGCGAGGTTGTGACTGCAGCGAATTGATAGCCTTCAACGTGGATTTTGTTTACTGTATATATGCCATCTTTCATCCTGTAAAATTCAGTGGCGCGTCTGCGCGCGTCCTGGCCACTTCTGCTTCTGTTGTTCGTGTTTTCTACCGCAGTTGCCCCATCTTCAAGATGAACgaccaccaacaagcccagcttgCCGCTCTACTGAGTAAAAACAGCCGTGTTTGAAAGTCCTTGAACTAAGTCGGTTGTCACGTACGCTCCGACTCCGACCGTTAGACGCGCGCAGTTGCGCAACGAAAATAGACACGACAGGCATGATTACTGCAAAAGCATAATATGGCTCATCGGCTAAGAAACCCGGCGTAGTTGTCCAGCAGCAGAGGTCCGAAACACCTAGGATGTCACGGGTCTcgcatggtgtcagaagtaaacCTTGAAGATAGtaatggcttggtttatgggggtttaacgtcccaaagcgactcaggctatgagggacgcaagggctccggaaatttcgatcacctggggttcaacgtgcactgacatcgcacagtacgcggacctccagaatttcgcctccgtcgaaattcgggcgctgcggccgggatcaaacccgcgtcttttgggtcagcagccgagcaacgGTGATCATAAGCAATGAATCAGTCATTAAACAAGATAGTAGTAGCTATAGTTTTGTAATGCTAAAGGACGTTACTAATATAATAATGAGGGTCATAATGACAATGCCAATGATAAAGGCCTTTAGGTTAAAGCTTTTATGGTAAAGACCTTTAGGGTAAAGGAATTTATGGTAAAGATCTTTAGCTGACAGGATGCATTTGCATTCGCAGCACGTtaggaccttaagtgcccacctCAACTTTATTTCAGACGGTGTTCATGGCACCGGAGCTCCGCCTCTTAATTCTGCGATTTTACGGGGAGGCTTGATGATGGAACGTGCATCGCGAGTGAAAACTTGCTGCACGAAGCTGGCAGGCTACTAGCCTCTTTCACGTCTTTCCGCCGCAGCAGGTTCCACTTTCGGCCTGTAATTCATAAAATCTGGAACCTAGTATATGTAGATTCATCTCGGCACACAAATGTGGTGCACCTTATCTCAGATAAGAACATTAGAACAGGTTTTAGTCATTTTCCAAGGTTATATTCCTCCCAGGGAGCCAATGTATCAGCAATGATATTATCGATTGCAGATTCTTGTTTTAGATCAGAAATAATATAacacactatttcacataacgCAAATAGACTTCATACAACACAGGGCATTTTCATTGAgggctaaagaaagaaaatttcgAAGAAGACCACCAAAGGATATAATTTGCTTCTTCAGAGTATAGGAATGCACTCACCAAGCTTCAATCGCAGGAACTCAGTAGAGCATCATTGACTATTACTTTCAACATTGCTCTGCGAGCATCTTTGCCACTATGGAGATTGACACGAAGGACTTAtaatgcgagaaaaaaaatcagTGATACCCAATTTTATTGTCTTGGCAATGCGGTAGCAACAGAACCTTTATACCTAACTGTAAGTGACGTCACATCCCTGTTTATGATGTCCCTTCCCTCGAGCCAATGTGCAAATTTTGACCGACAATGCATTTTGGGCCCCATGGGGCttcaatgctatcgcattaaaatcgCGACGTCTCTGTGTCAAGCCAAACGACGGTGAGATGAAATATAGCAGGCTGCTCATTGGCACATAAGCGGCACGAACCGCATTTACTTGTGAAAGTTACGTTACTTCCATGTGATCACCCACGCTGCAACACATATGTGATGCCGTGCAGCAGTGGTGCATAGGCACTGAATGAAACCGAACTGATGGAAAAGATGACATGCAATTAATTTGTTGCTTTGCATTCTGGACTTCTAAGTTCATCATTGTGATTACTATGCTTGCAGGGTTCTAGGCCTAAACTTTGGCACACAAAAGCTTTAAACggacactgaagacaaattgaagttggcctgtatcgacagACTGCCACATTGTAGCAACAAGGAAGCTACCTTCACAGAAAACAAAGCTTTAAAATGAAGCACATGTGttgccatcaccggccgatttcggaAGTTAATTGCCTGCATCGACACAGCTCTTTCGTGCGGATCCCAGATAGAGCTGTAGGTAGAATCGAATTTTCCCGACAATAAGAATTGGATGGAATTGTCTTCACGTTACTGTTTGAACATCATATCGTCTGCAGTCAAATACAAGAATGAAGCGACAATAGCGCCTCAGAAGaggcccttcaaccaatggcGTCAAACTATTGCCACGGTGTCACGGTCAGTCGCCTTGCACCTGCCAGCCACGTGCAATGCCACACTATAGCAAGTGCAAGTTAGGCAGTTCACCGCGACACCATTAGTCGAACGGCTTTGCTTGTTTGCCGCTGCAATGGTGAACTGTGTACGACTATGAGTAGTGCCACGTTTCCAAAGCGGCACTATTTCTGCAGTGCTCTGTTCAGCAAAAACCAGTCAGAAAATAAATACAAGGGGGTTTTGCCAATGGGCCCTTCCATTTCAAACATCCCAGGTGTGGCGCTCGACCACGTCGAGTTTGTCTAAAAAAATTCATGAATTTTTGATGTGCAGTGAAGAGCAGTTTTTAACAACATTTTTAacatttttaacaaaaaaaattcttgaacacCCCCATTAATTTGCAGCTGAGCGCAAAGCAAGTCACCagacaaatgaaaattggtttctgtggAAAGGAGATGGCACAGTAATTTTCTCATGCCTCtatggacaccagaaccgcacaccgtaaaggaagggaagagaagaaggtggcagtgaaagaatgaaacaggtgccatagtggagggctccggagtaatttcaaccacctgggaatctttaccatgcactgacatatCACAGCACTCGGGTGCCTTGTGCGTTGATTTTTGAACTTATTGAAACCTCGTCGCTCTAGCCGCTCAAGCCATCGCGAATGCGCAAAACAGGTTTTTCGCACGGCGGCAGCAGAAATCGCGAGCATTTtcgcttgcgtgtgaaacaggctttaccaTCTACCCATCCACAGCATTGAACGAAGGAGAA is a window of Amblyomma americanum isolate KBUSLIRL-KWMA chromosome 4, ASM5285725v1, whole genome shotgun sequence DNA encoding:
- the LOC144129161 gene encoding uncharacterized protein LOC144129161, yielding MAMWCERLVLLVVSLLLAGSCAGQWAVVKGYRVVMKADIVRDFPGMCYDVSSCSARAINESWAIGACSRAACEMDESGILLEVHYTCPRLQNRPTLLCDIIEDKRLPFPACCPRMICQRHKKPPPPTQTQLKPFTPHVSVDKELRKIPFVLKRFLEVQNTTLLDAIILNRIKALEAAANASAAANGTAAADAALHGPTSMDDLVEVVMLTTQGPGVTTQDTTPFGTTDGTVTTSSPAQRTPTEPPVEIVRGPGFQSDSLQQEPPKNLTVPPVEDDEEFFLNDAPVVPPSEVQPTTSAPDSPKTTTQSRKGTPEDSTEQIRTSALTSDRTDKPRVTTVTTEPPSEPTTEVYDETTTRSLGLTVPESIFGTTPSPSTELSRQTTPTTPATTEKAEEVTAKEEQSESGKKSGNLPTILRSLVDNVFDYYDYIDYYVPGQKRNLSSLGQDRASDRRRIPESMMELVKEQLTKQKDRNESSLLVDDLQDDQPAPKDDPETTTPDPDNQEFQKELVTKMAVEIPRVTKQEPQDTTTAFARIETATQETTRAEVTSTTATPTAGTSTAATTGRTVYTVTEVSTEATTQATATDTTLTLVKSVGSQSRTRVNLAIENLSAEKPEDRTTGVPVTTVTTSTVPQSTLTPTTLSRTITSPTTVSTPASTQETTAAVTTTRTTAPPETSRQPDTTQTVTRSYQIAGETETVFVGTTNTNAPGTTSAGTTTSTPRETPSTAPPSTTTAQQTTTTKNAETTRPVTLTETVSTTTAGTRQPTTVTTTGSAASTDATSTNPQTQTTLQTLPVESAKSTVPLLTSTEPATTSATTAPTTPVPTSTRTSQQPLGDVPSNAQASLQKEDSLTQAQGNATTKGQQTPPTSNNDVEYIDYVYYYDYVDTPDNSTANGTATSSRNSTGTKQTQLLKKAA